One segment of Castanea sativa cultivar Marrone di Chiusa Pesio chromosome 3, ASM4071231v1 DNA contains the following:
- the LOC142629134 gene encoding uncharacterized protein LOC142629134 codes for MKEERSSILAIWLHHYHPKTLACNLKTFAKFACLKDLLEIFFRIVNGSTMEFYRNDTLYSREELIRTERIYGRRAVKDKANAEQEKATERNDKINRMAKNAIERYKYDPKYRFLYDRISDLFVELLKADLEHLDSGRIEKISLASKWCPSLYSSYDRSTLFCESVARRLFPYDSCPEYKGIDEDHYVYRVRNRLQKEVLVPLCKALELPETYMSANQWNLLRYDRISSIALRNYRQAFFKHDRESYLQYLQNVQGPEMPKATAKDEAMREKFERNGYVMPETLHWDVSNHGPSPPVPAVVSLEAGLTHISSLSKKSFSVSLEGDGTLNLRAMMESEICSVDDPELLVF; via the exons ATGAAAGAAGAGAGGAGTTCTATTTTAGCTATTTGGCTCCACCATTACCACCCTAAAACGCTAGCATGCAATTTGAAGACATTTGCCAAATTTGCGTGTTTGAAAGACTTGCTGGAAATCTTCTTTCGGATTGTCAATGGCAGCACCATGGAATTTTATCGTAATGACACACTCTACAGCAGGGAAGAACTTATAAGGACAGAGCGAATATATGGAAGAAGGGCTGTGAAAGATAAGGCGAATGCTGAACAAGAGAAGGCTACCGAGAGAAATGACAAAATAAATAGGATGGCAAAAAACGCCATTGAGAGGTACAAGTATGATCCAAAGTACCGTTTCTTATATGATCGGATTTCTGATCTCTTTGTTGAGCTACTTAAGGCCGACCTTGAGCACTTGGATTCTGGGCGGATAGAAAAAATCAGTTTGGCTTCAAAATGGTGCCCTTCTCTTTACTCTTCTTATGATCGTTCAACTTTATTTTGTGAGAGTGTTGCTCGGAGGCTTTTCCCATATGATTCTTGTCCTGAATACAAAGGGATTGATGAGGATCACTACGTTTACAGAGTCCGAAATCGATTACAGAAAGAAGTTCTTGTCCCACTTTGCAAAGCCCTGGAGTTACCAGAAACTTATATGAGTGCCAATCAATGGAACTTGCTTCGATATGATCGAATCTCGTCTATTGCGTTGAGAAATTACAGGCAGGCATTCTTTAAACATGACCGTGAAAGCTATTTGCAGTACCTTCAAAATGTGCAGGGCCCTGAAATGCCAAAAGCCACTGCCAAGGATGAAGCAATGAGGGAGAAGTTTGAAAGGAATGGGTATGTGATGCCAGAAACTTTGCATTGGGACGTTAGTAACCATGGACCGTCTCCGCCAGTTCCAGCTGTAGTCTCACTTGAGGCTGGTCTAACACACATAAGTAGTCTCTCAAAGAAAAGTTTCAGTGTTTCATTGGAGGGAGATGGAACCCTGAATTTGAGGGCTATGATGGAATCGGAGATTTGCAGTGTAGATGACCCAGAACTTTTAGT TTTTTAA
- the LOC142629135 gene encoding uncharacterized protein LOC142629135, translated as MTECTLKHVKHRFKTLKTNWNTIALLRNKKSGFGWNDDLKMITCDRTVYDEEVAAHPNHAQFLNKKIEMFDEMALVVGKDMTTGGFSKGVGDIGVEALDDSPPLVDADVDDISKKKQVDPSHVASNETMSHRKRSHATMIEDAIYQDLSIQLGKVASAIEKISGNQLNFGSLYEEVMKMDGFEENMLAAAFDHLNGDEKQARSFMLKNDKLRRQWLQNFFDNYLSQF; from the exons ATGACTGAATGTACTCTAAAGCATGTGAAACATCGCTTTAAAACACTCAAAACCAATTGGAATACAATTGCATTACTTCGTAATAAGAAAAGCGGGTTTGGATGGAATGATGATTTAAAAATGATCACCTGTGATAGGACAGTGTATGATGAAGAAGTCGCG GCACATCCAAATCATGCACAATTTCTAAACAAGAAAATTGAGATGTTTGATGAGATGGCTTTGGTTGTGGGTAAGGATATGACTACAGGAGGTTTTTCCAAGGGAGTTGGTGATATAGGTGTAGAAGCATTGGATGACTCACCTCCGCTTGTTGATGCAGATGTTGATGACATATCCAAAAAGAAGCAAGTTGATCCCTCACATGTGGCTTCAAATGAAACAATGTCTCACAGGAAACGAAGTCATGCTACTATGATTGAAGATGCTATTTACCAAGATTTGTCTATACAACTTGGTAAGGTTGCCTCTGCAATAGAAAAGATTTCTGGAAATCAGCTAAATTTTGGTAGTCTTTATGAAGAAGTTATGAAGATGGATGGGTTTGAAGAAAATATGCTTGCGGCTGCATTTGACCATTTGAATGGGGATGAAAAACAAGCAAGGTCATTTATGTTGAAAAATGACAAGCTCCGTAGACAATGGCTGCAGAACTTCTTTGACAACTATTTAAGCCAATTTTGA